The region ACTACACGAACGGCGAGTTAACgttatctagctggctagctcaCAAAGGACTTGTCAACCATGAAATGTCATTCATTATGCTGTCCtatgctggttttctttttgaccTGTGAGGAAGGTAACGTGCGTTACACACAACTAACGTTACAATCAGTGGCTTTCTAGCTAACGTACATTTTTAGAAGCCCCTAGCTAGCCAACCACTGATCTTTGACACACCCATCATGGCTTGTTGGCAGCTATCAACAGGGCTTACCTGTACTGCATATCTATCTAATgtttctctgcagtgtgtgttcgGTGGTGTCTAATCATGTTGTAAGCTACAGCAAAGcttttcccacactgatcacagctataaggcttctccccAGTGTGTGTTCGCTGGTGTGTATTCAGGGTGGAAGCTACAGCAAAGcttttcccacactgatcacagctataaggcttctctccagtgtgttttCGATAGTGTCTAATCAGGGTGGAAGCTACAGCAAAGCCCTTTCCACACTGGTAACAGcaataaggcttctctccagtgtgtgttctctggtgtatagtTCGTTTATCTGATAGagcaaagctcttcccacactgatcacagctataaggtttctctccagtgtgtgtttgcttgtgtcTATTCAGGGTGGAAGCTCGAGCAAAGTTCATCCCACactgaccacagctataaggcttcactccagtgtgtgttagctTGTGTGTTGTCAGGTTGCCTGACTGATTGAAGCTTTTCCCACactgaccacagctataaggcttcacTCCAGTGTGTATACGCTGGTGTATAGTTAGGGCTTTTGATAGagcaaagctcttcccacactgatcacagctataaggtttctctcctgtgtgtgttcgcaGGTGTCTAGTCAGCTCTCTTGACTGagcaaatctcttcccacaccgatcacagctataaggtttctctccggtATGTGTTCGCTGGTGTGAATTTAAGGTCCCAGATTGACTGAAGCTCtttccacactgatcacagctataaggcttctctcctgtgtgtgttcgcaGGTGTATGTTCAGGGCTCCCAAATAAGAAAATCTTTTCCCACAATCAAGGCACGGGTAAGGCCTCTCCCCTTTATGAATTCTCAGATGAGATTTGAAGGTGTTAGAAGCAGCgaaacacttcccacactgtGAGCAGCAGTACGGTTTCTCTACGGTGTGAATAATGGAGCCACTCTGGCTtgtgaaactcttcccacagtcagagaaGCAGTGGTGAGGTTTCTTTCCTATACGtctctgctggtgtttcttgagacgttctgatctggagagactcttctctgtcttGTCAGCAACATGACATGGTTGAAGCGCCCCAGATGATAAGCCCCTCCCACTGCGAGAACGGCGGTTAGGGGTGTCCCCTGTGAAACAAAAACATTGAATAACTAGGTTTTGGAAATATGGATCGATAAACAAATACTATAACaatttaaaataatgttttttagcaaatgctcttatccagagtgacttacaggaccaattagggttaagtaccttACTCAAGGGCAGACAGATTTTCCACCTAGTCGGCTCAGAGATCCAAACCAGCAAGCTTTCAATTtgtggcccaatgctctaaaccaagtctacctgcctctcttatcatcaatacactcagtggccagtttattaggtatacCACCCTCCGTTCACAAAATTCAAACGACAATAAACTAGCAACTGAGTGTTTTTACTGTTTATAAATCAATATTGTAGTCTAATCCACACACCCCATTGTTCTTACTTGATGAAATCAAATCTCCCTCCTCGTGTCCTCTCACAGTTCCACTCTGCCCTGCTGTTTTCCTGCAGTCGACCAGCCACACAGACACCCTCTTCAGATCCAGCAGTAAGGCGATACCAGGAGAGTTGTGACCAGGGGATTCcggcagggtggagggggacggaCTAGCTCTGTCCTGGTGACCACAGGAAGAATTGTACATAGAATATCATTAGACCAAACATTTGATTACTTTAGTCTAAATCTCTGATTGATTGGGTGCATCCTTATAACTCCATTCTCCTGAAGTGTGTAATCGTTCACTACTTTACACAAATGTCTAGTATTTTTTTCAAATCACTTTGGCAAATTTTTCAAATGGAACTTCTTATGTTAAGAGCCTTTGATTGAGCATTCATTGGCGTTGAAACAATTAGCCGCTCAATTTAGTTCATATGTGTTAGGAGAGCTTAAGAGTTTATGGAAAGAGGAGCTCCACCATCTCAAGATACAGGccgaatgtcccctccccttccaaAATGTGAAAGATTGTAACACCTGTTAAATCACTATGCATcataggtatatttcactggtcatccccaaagccaacacctcctttggctgcctttccttccagttctctgctgccaatgactggaacaaattgcaaaaatcactgaagttggagacttacatTTACCTCACTAACTAGTCAGCTGTCAGAgaagcttaccgatcgctgcagctctacacagcccatctgtaaatagcccatccaactaactacctacctcatccccatatttgtttttatttttctgctcttttgcacaccagtatttctactctGCACATATCACTCCAGTATAAATTGCTAAATtctaattacttcaccactattggcctatttattgccttacctccttacttcaatTGCACATACTGtgtacagatttttctattgtgttattgactttgtttatcccatgtgtaactgtgttgttgttgtcacactgctttgcttgatCTTCCAACATAAATTAAAAGAATGTCAATTTATACAGTTCTCAAACTGTACTTAAACTTGACACTATACAATTTGTTTAGTAGTTAAGTTTTGAGCAATTTGATTAAATTATAGTTAAATATATTGTTTACAAATTACTGGAAAATATTTTTTCATGTAATTAATTGTAAATGACCTTTGGAAACATGTGTTTAGAActgtgaaaatgtaccacatacttAAAAAATGCAACAAagtgatgaaaaaaaaaaaaacttaacgGCATTGGATTGGTGGAAGCATGGGCTCGTGGGTGTTCACACCATATGTTTTATACAAATCATTTCCTTTCAAAATCAGGGAAGTGAGCAAGTGACGACGTTGGAAGGAAAGATAATTAGGAATTCCTTAACATGGTATCTAGCCTACCAAAAAACATGatgtaacacaataaaacatGATGTAACACTTACAAATATTATTTAAACGCCTATGCAGAAATTGCTCCACCATTTCCTGATTGCTAAAATTGCTAAGAAGTGCACTGTAGAGATTTGTTGTACCACCTAAacaaaccgctgtgaaatatattttccataacccaaaatattgtattttcagatgTTTGTAGCTGGTAcacaaaaccgaaagtaagactgaaaaactaaataaaaatgggaagcatagaaataacacacacagaacagattTACTgattcttagacttgctttcaatgagaatgacagatctataactgacATTGCTATGTCAATTCTCCCAAAAACaaacatattgcagctttaacacTTTCAAACATGATTTAACACtaagacatacagtgccttgcgaaagtattcggccccctttaACTTTGccaccttttgccacatttcaggcttcaaacataaagatataaaactgtattgttttgtgaagaatcaacaacaagtgggacacaatcatgaagtggaacgacatttattggatatttcaaactttttaacaaatcaaaactgaaaaattgggcgtgcaaaattattcagcccctttactttcagtgcagcaaactctctccagaagttcagtgaggatctctgaatgatccaatgttgacctaaatgactaatgacgataaatacaatccacctgtgtgtaatcaagtctccgtataaatgcacctgcactgtgatagtctcagaggtccgttaaaagcgcagagagcatcatgaagaacaaggaacacaccaggcaggtccgagatactgttgtgaagaagtttaaagccggatttggatacaaaaagatttcccaagctttaaacatcccaaggagcactgtgcaagcgataatattgaaatggaaggagtatcagaccactgcaaatctaccaagacctggccgtccctctaaactttcagctcatacaaggagaagactgatcagagatgcagccaagaggcccatgatcactctgaatgaactgcagagatctacagctgaggtgggagactctgtccataggacaacaatcagtcgtatattgcacaaatctggcctttatggaagagtggcaagaagaaagccatttcttaaagatatccataaaaagtgttgtttaaagtttgccacaagccacctgggagacacaccaaacatgtggaagaaggtgttctggtcagatgaaaccaaaattgaactttttggcaacaatgcaaaacgttatgtttggcgtaaaagcaacacagctcatcaccctgaacacaccatccccactgtcaaacatggtggtggcagcatcatggtttgggcctgcttttcttcagcagggacagggaagatagttcaaattgatgggaagatcgatggagccaaatacaggaccattctggaagaaaacctgatggagtctgcaaaagacctgagactgggacggagatttgtcttccaacaagacaatgatccaaaacataaagcaaaatctacaatggaatggttcaaaaataaacatatccaggtgttagaatggccaagtcaaagtccagacctgaatccaatcgagaatctgtggaaagaactgaaaactgctgttcacaaatgctctccatccaacctcactgagctcgggctgttttgcaaggaggaatgggaaaaaatgtcagtctctcgatgtgcaaaactgatagagacataccccaagcgacttacagctgtaatcgcagcaaaaggtggcgctacaaagtattatcTTAAggaggctgaataattttgcacgcccaatttttcagtttttgatttgttaaaaaagtttgaaatatccaataaatgtcgttccacttcatgattgtgtcccacttgttgttgattcttcacaaaaaaatacagttttatatctttatgtttaaagcctgaaatgtggcaaaaggtcgcaaagttcaagggggccgaatactttcgcaaggcactgtagcaacattgatatacagtgcctttagaaagtattcacacccctggactttccacattttgttgcgttacagcctgaattaaaaattgaTACAATTGAGATTTGTCGtccctggcctacacacaataccccataatgtcaaaggggAGTTATGtttttcatttacattacatttacatttaagtcatttagcagacgctcttatccagagcgacttacaaattggtgcgttcaccttaagacatccagtggaacagccactttacaatagtgcatctaaatcttttaagggggggggtgagaaggattactttatcctatcctaggtattcctgaaagaggtggggtttcaggtgtctccggaaggtggcgattgactccgctgtcctggcgtcgtgagggagtttgttccaccattggggggccagagcagcgaacagttttgactgggctgcgcgggaactgtacttcctcagtggtagggaggcgagcaggccagaggtggatgaacgcagtgcccttgtttgggtgtagggcctgatcagagcctggaggtactgaggtgccgttcccctcacagctccgtaggcaagcaccatggtcttgtagcggatgcgagcttaaactggaagccagtggagagagcggaggagcggggtgacgtgagaaaacttgggaaggttgaacaccagacgggctgcggcgttctggatgagttgtaggggtttaatggcacaggcagggagcccagccaacagcgagttgcagtaatccagacgggagatgacaagtgcctggattaggacctgcgctgcttcctgtgtgaggcagggtcgtactctgcggatgttgtagagcatgaacctacaagaacgggccaccgccttgatgttagttgagaacgacagggtgttgtccaggatcacgccaaggttcttagcgctctgggaggaggacacaatggagttgtcaaccgtgatggcgagatcatggaacgggcagtccttccccgggaggaagagcagctccgtctttccgaggttcagcttgaggtggtgatccgtcatccacactgatatgtctgccagacatgcagagatgcgattcgccacctggtcatcagaagggggaaaggagaagattaattgtgtgtcgtctgcatagcaatgataggagagaccatgtgaggttatgacagagccaagtgacttggtgtatagcgagaataggagagggcctagaacagagccctgggggacgccagtggtgagagcgcgtggtgaggagacagattcttgccacaccacctggtaggagcgaactgtcaggtaggacgcaatccaagcgtgggccgcgccggagatgcccaactcggagagggtggagaggaggatctgatggttcacagtatcgaaggcagccgataggtctagaaggatgagagcagaggagagagagttagctttagcagtgcggagggcctccgtgatacagagaagagcagtctcagttgaatgactagtcttgaaacctgactgatttggatcaagaaggtcattctgagagagatagcgggagagctggccaaggacggcacgttcaagagttttggagagaaaagaaagaagggatactggtctgtagttgttgacatcggagggatcgagtgtaggttttttcagaaggggtgcaactctcgctctcttgaagacagaagggacgtagccagcggtcagggatgagttgatgagcaaggtgaggtaagggagaaggtctacggaaatggtctggagaagagaggagggaatagggtcaagcgggcaggttgttgggcggccggccgtcacaagatgcgagatttcatctggagagagaggggagaaagaggtcagagcacagggtagggcagtgtgagcagaaccagcggtgtcgtttgacttagcaaacgaggatcggatgtcgtcgaccttcttttcaaaatggttgacgaagtcatctgcagagagggaggagggggagggggaggaggattcaggagggaggagaaggtggcaaagagcttcctagggttagaggcagatgcttggactttagagtggtagaacgtggctttagcagcagagacagaagaggaaaatgtagagaggagggagtgaaaggatgccaggcccgcagggaggcgagttttcctccatttccgctcggctgcccggagccctgttctgtgagctcgcaatgagtcgtcgagccacggagcaggaggggaggaccgagccggcctggaggataggggacatagagaatcaagggatgcagaaagggaggagaggagggttgaggaggcagaatcaggagataggttggagaaggtttgagcagagggaagagatgataggatggaagaggagagagtagcgggggagagagagcgaagattgggatttttccatttaatttgtattttttttacaaatgaacatatagaacatttgtgggcataactgaaaaagcatgtgcgagcaaggaggcctgcaaacctgattcagttacaccagctctgtcaagaggaatgggccaatattccaccaacttattgtgggaagcttgtggaagggcgacctgaaatgtttgacccaagttaaattatttaaaggcaatgctacgaaatactaattgagtgtatataaacttctgacccactgggaatgtgatggaagaaaaaaaaagctgaaataaatccttctctctactattatcctgacatttcacattttttaaataaagtggtgatcctaactgacctaagacggggaatttttTTATGAGGATTAAATgtctggaattgtgaaaaactgagtttaaatgtatttggctaagttatatgtaaacttcagacttcaacggtagcctcgctactgttattttactgctgctctttaattatttgttatttttaactAAACATCTATTTTTCttaaactgtattgttggttaagggcttgtaagtaaggttgttgtattcggcgcatgggacaaatacaatttgattcgatTTCAGAAGACAACTAGCTTGATTGAGccaaagagcaggtgttcttaatcaaatcaaatttgattggtcacatacacatatttagcagatgttattgcagatctagcgaaatgcttgtggtcctactccaacagtgcagtagtatccaacaACTCATAACaagacacacaaatctaaaataatgaatggaattaagaaatgtatAGCATATCTGGACAAGCAATGTCAGTGGCATTGATTGAAATACAGtagtatacagtacatatgaaattagtaaaacagtatgtcaacattgttaaagtgaccagtgattccatgactATGTACATTGGGCAGCAgcatctaaggtgcagggttgagtaacagggtggtagccagctagggatggctatttaacagactgatggccttgagatagatgctgtttttcaatctctcagtcccagctttgatgcacctgtactgacctcgccttctggatgatagcggagtgaatgggccgtggctcgggtggttgatgtccttgtgGTGATGcaacccaacaggatgctctcaatggtgcatccgTAAAAGTTTGTGACGGTCTTAGGGTTCAAGCAGAATCTAtgcagcctcctgaggttgctgaggcgctgttgcaccttcttcaccacgctgtctatgtgggtggaccacttcagattgtcagtgatgtgtacacaaaggaacttgaagcttttcaccttcttcactgtggtcccgttgatgtggatacgggtgtgctccctctgctgtctcctgaagtccaccatcagctcctttgttttattgagggaggggttgttttcctgaccactccgccagggccctcacctcctccctgtaggctgtctcgtctttgttggtaatcaggcctagtACTGTTGTTGTCGTCCGCAtacttggccacgcagtcatgggtgaacagggagtacaggagggggctgagcacacaaccttattgggccccagtgttgaggatcagcatagtggaggtgttgtttcctaccttcaccacctgggggcagcccatcaggaagtccaggatcccgtTGCACAggtcagggttcagacccagggccctgagcttaatgagtttggagggtactatggtgtagaAGGTTGatctatagtcaatgaacagcattcttacttaGGTATTCCtctcatcatatatgcatagtcactttaaccgtATCTATATGTACATAcgacctcaatcagcctgactaatcggtgtctgtatgtagcctagctactgttatttttcactgtctttttacggTTGTTTTGTTTccttacttacctattgttcaccttgtaccttttttgcacttttggttagagcctgtaagtaggcatttcattgtatggtctacacctgttgtattcggcgcacgtgacaaataaactttgatttgatttgtccagatgggatagggcattgTCATGGCGATTACATCGTCTGcggatctgttggggaggtaagcaaattgaagtgggtctagggtgtcaggttaggtagaggtgatatgatccttaactagcctcaaagcacttcatgatgacagaagtgtaatgttttgtatactcagtgaaaTTGTCCATTCTCACAAAGTTTCTTTCtttcaaattgtgtgcacaaatttgtttacatccccgtcagtgagcatttctcctttgccaagaatgCATCCACCTGCCAGGTGTGGCagatcaaaaagctgattaaacaggatGATCATTAACACAGTTGCGCCTTCTGCtagagacaataaaaggccaccctaaaatgtgccgtttttcCACACAAAACAatgtgccacagatgtctcaagttgagggagagtcCAGATGGAGCTGTAAATACAATCAAGCCTGTCTAATGGCAGAGTTGATCAGCACAGATATGGATCACAATGtcaagaagacaggagaaggagcATACTGGAATGTATTCTGGATGTTTGAAACTGAGGAGTTTGTT is a window of Oncorhynchus nerka isolate Pitt River unplaced genomic scaffold, Oner_Uvic_2.0 unplaced_scaffold_1641, whole genome shotgun sequence DNA encoding:
- the LOC135568296 gene encoding zinc finger protein 629-like; the protein is MYNSSCGHQDRASPSPSTLPESPGHNSPGIALLLDLKRVSVWLVDCRKTAGQSGTVRGHEEGDLISSRDTPNRRSRSGRGLSSGALQPCHVADKTEKSLSRSERLKKHQQRRIGKKPHHCFSDCGKSFTSQSGSIIHTVEKPYCCSQCGKCFAASNTFKSHLRIHKGERPYPCLDCGKRFSYLGALNIHLRTHTGEKPYSCDQCGKSFSQSGTLNSHQRTHTGEKPYSCDRCGKRFAQSRELTRHLRTHTGEKPYSCDQCGKSFALSKALTIHQRIHTGVKPYSCGQCGKSFNQSGNLTTHKLTHTGVKPYSCGQCGMNFARASTLNRHKQTHTGEKPYSCDQCGKSFALSDKRTIHQRTHTGEKPYCCYQCGKGFAVASTLIRHYRKHTGEKPYSCDQCGKSFAVASTLNTHQRTHTGEKPYSCDQCGKSFAVAYNMIRHHRTHTAEKH